In the Dolichospermum flos-aquae CCAP 1403/13F genome, CCGAAAGACCCAGATTTAGCTATAGTTACCTTTGAAGCTCAGGAAAACTATCCTGTCGCTGCTTTAGGAAATTCTGAGGAGATAAAAATTGGGGCAGAGATTAAAGTCACCGGATTTCCCAGTATTTTTGGTAATAAAGGCAAGGATAGAACATATACCGTCACACCGGGTACAGTAGTCACTTTCAATCCTGGAGCGGTCAACGGTTACAGATTAGTATACAATGCTACTACCTTTGTTGGTAACAGTGGTGGACCTGTATTTGATGGTAATGGTAGAGTTATTGGTATTCACGGACTAGCAGATGCAGATGGCGGAGATGACAATGATTCTGGTCAGTCAGAAACAAGAGTCAGACGAAAACCAATCACACCTGTGAAAAAGCCAAAAATTGGACAACAGGAAACGGGAACTTCTGGACAGGGAAAAACGGGATTTAATGCGGCAATTCCGATTAATATCTTTTTCTCCCTCACTGGTCAGAAACCTCCTACTGGGGGTGAGATTCCACCAAAAAAAGCCAGAGAAAAGAAAGAAATAGAAGTAGCAACCAGAGGGAATACTGGAAACTTTCCCGCTAGTATGGACAAATTGGAAAAATTATTATCTCAAGGTGATTGGAAAGGGGCTGACGAGGAAACAAAGTCTCTAATGCTGGAGATTAGCCAAGCTTCTGGATCACTCAATGATAAGGCAATTTCTCGATTGTCCTGCGGAAATTTAAGTGCTATTAATCAAATTTGGCAAACTCAAAGTCAAGGTCGCTTTGGTTTTTCTGCACAAGCACAAAAATGGAAGAGTTTATTTGGTAATAAATTTGAACCAACTAACGAGCATTTTGAAGATTTTGCTACTGATTTAGGCTGGCGTTATCGAGGTAGATATTTATCTAATAATCAGCTTAAATACTCTTTAGATGCGCCTAAAGGATATCTCCCTAGAGCATTTTTAGATGGACCTGTTTGGGGAAATTTTATTGCGTATTTCGATGGTTGCAAGATAAAGTAATTTCATACCTAGATGAATCTGCATACAATTTGAAAAGCATAAAACTATTGCTTATTAATTGCTGCGGGTATATATAGCTATAAATTGAGCCAAGCTTACTAACCTCATAGTTCAATCCGGTTCAATATCAAGAATTGAACTCAACAATCCAAGTTAATATCCTTCGTTAACTGAAGCTTATTGACTAAATAACCTACAAATTCTTTACTTTATGGTGAGAAAAATGTCAAAGAGAACTCGCTGCATATCCTATTTGATGAAGATTGTTGTATTGTCCACTCCATTAGTATTCATGCAATCCTTGCCGAGTTGGGGACAATCTGCTCCTGCTGCACCTGAGATTGGGTTTGAAGTTGAGGGACAATCAGAACTTAATCAAATAGTTTTGCCTTTGTTTAAATATGTGGGTGAATGTCCTAGTGCTACAACTTATATAAGTGATACTAAAGCTTGGTTTACATCCTCAAGTGAACCACCAAAAAATGGCAGGAGAGTAATTATCAGAAACATTTCCCGGGGAATGTCTCCTGATAATTTCCCATACACTGATCGAGATTATAGTAAAGGGAGAGGCTCAGAGTCCACCAAAATAAGTATCGGGACTCGGCATAGTGGTAGTGCATTTGTTGTGAAAAGAG is a window encoding:
- a CDS encoding GUN4 domain-containing protein, producing the protein MNLSNQILKNNSAIFSVTVSTFVFFVALISVQAEKLEDAAQQTTVQINSEGNDSPGGSGVIIDKKGKIYTVLTANHVVCDAIQGRKPVTCSTGINYTIHTYNGKDYPIKDRQIFQKNPKDPDLAIVTFEAQENYPVAALGNSEEIKIGAEIKVTGFPSIFGNKGKDRTYTVTPGTVVTFNPGAVNGYRLVYNATTFVGNSGGPVFDGNGRVIGIHGLADADGGDDNDSGQSETRVRRKPITPVKKPKIGQQETGTSGQGKTGFNAAIPINIFFSLTGQKPPTGGEIPPKKAREKKEIEVATRGNTGNFPASMDKLEKLLSQGDWKGADEETKSLMLEISQASGSLNDKAISRLSCGNLSAINQIWQTQSQGRFGFSAQAQKWKSLFGNKFEPTNEHFEDFATDLGWRYRGRYLSNNQLKYSLDAPKGYLPRAFLDGPVWGNFIAYFDGCKIK